A region from the Geobacter benzoatilyticus genome encodes:
- a CDS encoding TolC family protein, protein MKLMCAAVCLCFAAVPALAAEGRTSLTLAEAVRSAVEKNLDVRAELYNPAMAQADIRKNEGIYDTTLKLDTDFNYSVTEPSSQFTTGSPTNRIRTFTLNPGATQLVPTGGTVGITFNNSYNHNNFRSATSLNEYWESDVTLNLIQPLLKNFGREPTELAIMVARNSKGESLERFRSTLSDTILRVRTEYFKLYSLRQELEVKMTSLLLARKILDDTKARVNAGVLPAMEILNAEFGVASREKDLIDAEKAVQDQNDVLRVLLQYPGRDEIIPADVPTKDPLTVNSEEMVKLSLDNRPEIREQRTALKSRELEMRVARNRTLPDLNLSASAALTGLDRQYNRDLEKVGSTDYPVWGVGLHFTYPLGNNAAENEYIKSKLRLEQARTQLHSLEVNVENDVKAAIRGVESGYKQLEVTDRGRAFAEERLRSFIKKNEVGLATTKDVLDVENDLAEAKSNQIKALVGYSDAITQLWRTTGEILDRTGVHLSGMEGDSLYELHARD, encoded by the coding sequence ATGAAATTGATGTGTGCTGCCGTGTGCCTCTGTTTTGCAGCGGTGCCCGCTTTAGCTGCGGAGGGCCGGACATCCTTGACACTGGCTGAGGCTGTCAGAAGTGCCGTGGAAAAGAATCTGGACGTCAGGGCTGAGCTTTACAACCCGGCCATGGCCCAGGCCGATATTCGTAAAAACGAAGGTATCTATGACACTACTCTTAAGCTCGATACCGATTTCAACTACTCTGTGACCGAGCCGTCGAGCCAGTTCACTACAGGTTCACCTACAAATCGCATCAGGACCTTTACCCTGAACCCAGGCGCGACCCAGTTGGTTCCCACAGGCGGCACCGTGGGAATAACGTTCAACAATTCATATAATCACAACAATTTCAGATCAGCCACATCTCTCAATGAATACTGGGAATCGGATGTGACATTGAATCTTATCCAGCCGTTACTGAAAAATTTCGGCAGGGAACCCACTGAACTTGCCATCATGGTGGCGAGAAACAGCAAGGGGGAATCCCTGGAGCGGTTCAGGAGCACCCTGTCCGACACGATTTTGCGGGTGAGAACGGAATACTTCAAGCTTTACAGCCTTCGCCAGGAGTTGGAGGTAAAAATGACCTCGTTGCTACTGGCCCGTAAGATTCTTGATGATACCAAAGCACGGGTTAATGCCGGGGTACTGCCGGCCATGGAGATCCTCAATGCCGAGTTCGGCGTCGCCAGCCGCGAGAAGGATTTGATTGACGCGGAAAAAGCAGTGCAGGATCAGAACGACGTTCTCAGGGTGCTTCTCCAATATCCGGGCAGGGACGAAATTATCCCTGCAGACGTGCCGACAAAAGACCCTTTAACGGTAAATAGTGAAGAGATGGTAAAACTATCCCTGGACAACCGCCCGGAAATCAGAGAGCAGCGTACTGCCCTCAAATCGAGGGAGCTTGAAATGCGGGTGGCCCGCAACAGAACTCTCCCGGACCTGAATCTAAGCGCCAGCGCTGCTCTGACCGGATTGGATCGACAATATAACCGCGATCTTGAGAAGGTGGGATCCACCGATTACCCCGTATGGGGGGTAGGGCTTCATTTCACTTATCCGCTGGGCAACAATGCCGCCGAGAATGAATATATAAAAAGCAAGCTTCGCCTTGAGCAGGCAAGGACACAATTGCACAGCCTTGAAGTCAATGTGGAGAACGATGTAAAGGCGGCAATCCGTGGGGTGGAGTCGGGCTATAAGCAGCTTGAGGTTACCGATCGGGGGAGGGCGTTTGCCGAGGAGCGGCTGCGGTCGTTCATCAAGAAGAATGAGGTGGGTCTTGCCACCACAAAGGATGTCCTCGACGTGGAAAACGACCTGGCCGAGGCCAAGAGCAATCAGATTAAGGCGCTTGTGGGTTACTCAGATGCGATTACCCAACTCTGGCGAACTACAGGGGAAATCCTTGACAGGACAGGAGTCCACTTGTCGGGCATGGAGGGTGATTCCCTCTATGAGCTTCACGCACGGGACTAA
- a CDS encoding CoA-binding protein — protein MNTKEQIDLFFQSKAFGVVGASTDRHKYGNKVLRVYQQKSLRAIPVNPKEPEIEGTPCVQSVMDLPDDVESISVITPPKVTEQVVELAVRKGIKNIWMQPGAESDTAVDACLKNGVNVIADGSCILVVLSYSDH, from the coding sequence ATGAATACCAAAGAACAAATTGACCTGTTTTTCCAGTCAAAAGCTTTTGGCGTTGTCGGCGCTTCGACAGACCGGCATAAATACGGTAACAAGGTTCTGCGCGTTTACCAGCAGAAGAGCCTGCGGGCAATTCCGGTCAACCCAAAGGAACCGGAAATAGAAGGAACGCCGTGCGTTCAAAGCGTTATGGATCTGCCCGATGATGTGGAAAGCATCTCAGTCATCACACCTCCCAAAGTGACCGAACAGGTAGTTGAGCTGGCGGTAAGGAAGGGAATAAAAAACATCTGGATGCAGCCGGGGGCTGAAAGCGATACTGCCGTTGACGCTTGCCTCAAAAACGGAGTCAATGTCATTGCCGACGGAAGCTGCATCCTTGTCGTTCTAAGTTATAGCGATCACTGA
- the queD gene encoding 6-carboxytetrahydropterin synthase QueD, which produces MYKLAIHTSFAAAHCLINYQGDCENLHGHNWKVEVNVTAQELDKAGLGIDFKILKQETNSILRTLDHKYLNELAPFKDLSPSSENISRHLYNELSKRLNDGNVKVESITVWESDNAAATYYE; this is translated from the coding sequence ATGTACAAATTAGCGATTCACACTTCTTTTGCTGCAGCCCATTGCCTCATAAACTACCAGGGCGACTGCGAGAACCTGCATGGGCACAACTGGAAGGTTGAAGTTAACGTCACGGCCCAGGAGCTTGACAAGGCAGGTCTCGGAATCGACTTCAAAATCCTCAAGCAGGAAACTAATTCAATTCTGCGCACCCTCGATCATAAATACCTCAATGAATTAGCCCCATTCAAAGATCTCTCCCCGTCTTCCGAGAATATTTCCCGCCATCTTTACAATGAGCTTTCCAAACGGCTCAATGACGGCAATGTCAAGGTTGAAAGTATCACGGTTTGGGAGTCTGACAACGCTGCCGCAACCTATTATGAGTAA
- a CDS encoding 7-carboxy-7-deazaguanine synthase QueE, with protein MSKPTAELAEVFSSVQGEGLLIGQRQVFIRFRGCNLACEYCDTPNAFTDEPGILEQTPGRRDFVPTPNPVTLERLISLIDGWLRGWPGVHHSISITGGEPLLSQATLLTWLPELRKLLPIYLETNGTLHTALKPLIKDIDIIGMDIKIPSTSGCTNLWDDHRKFLEIAAHKELFVKVIVGAETQDWEIIRSSELISSVNRNIPLIFQPVTSIKGKVEVNPVRVLELQEIACRHLAEVRVIPQTHKFMAQL; from the coding sequence ATGAGTAAGCCAACCGCAGAACTTGCTGAAGTTTTCTCGTCGGTCCAGGGCGAAGGGCTGCTGATAGGGCAACGACAGGTATTTATCCGTTTTCGCGGGTGTAACCTTGCCTGTGAATATTGCGACACGCCCAACGCGTTCACAGATGAGCCCGGTATTCTTGAGCAAACTCCGGGACGGCGCGATTTTGTTCCGACTCCCAATCCAGTGACACTTGAGCGACTTATTTCGCTTATCGATGGGTGGTTGCGGGGATGGCCTGGCGTCCACCATTCAATCAGCATAACAGGGGGGGAACCGCTCTTGAGCCAAGCAACCCTCCTGACCTGGCTTCCCGAACTTAGAAAGCTCCTTCCCATTTACCTGGAAACTAACGGAACTCTGCATACAGCACTTAAGCCCCTGATAAAGGATATCGACATTATAGGAATGGATATAAAGATACCCTCCACTTCGGGATGCACCAACCTATGGGATGATCACCGAAAGTTCCTTGAGATTGCCGCGCATAAAGAGCTTTTTGTTAAGGTGATAGTGGGGGCTGAGACGCAGGATTGGGAGATTATCCGCTCCAGTGAACTCATTTCATCAGTAAACAGAAATATCCCCTTGATTTTCCAGCCAGTCACAAGCATTAAAGGAAAAGTTGAAGTAAATCCTGTTAGGGTATTGGAATTGCAAGAAATTGCTTGCCGACATCTTGCAGAAGTCCGGGTAATTCCCCAGACCCATAAATTTATGGCTCAATTATAG
- a CDS encoding creatininase family protein produces MIIETMTMVEFEEGLKRTRTVFVPFGSVEEHGSHLPLSTDTIQAYEVGKKAASMIPLFVAPPIHYGSCRSTSCHPGTISITTATLKALMKDIVRSLHIQGMKNFVILTGHAGGAHRMALQDAGEELLPEIPEIKIAVVTEYELACKEGKGIIETEGDAHAGEIETSRIMHTHPHLVKGMGEREFPSFPTGILVRNKRKYWQNGVWGDPTKATAKKGKSLEDLVVNKIVELVKVLEQFKD; encoded by the coding sequence ATGATTATCGAAACAATGACCATGGTGGAGTTCGAAGAAGGTCTAAAGCGAACAAGAACGGTTTTCGTACCCTTTGGGTCGGTTGAAGAGCATGGTTCGCATCTGCCGCTTTCCACCGATACGATCCAGGCCTATGAGGTCGGTAAAAAGGCGGCCTCGATGATACCGCTTTTTGTGGCCCCGCCGATTCACTACGGGTCCTGTCGTTCGACTTCTTGCCACCCGGGCACAATTTCCATCACTACCGCCACACTTAAAGCGCTCATGAAAGATATTGTGCGTTCGCTCCATATTCAGGGCATGAAAAATTTTGTCATACTGACCGGCCACGCGGGGGGAGCTCACCGCATGGCGCTTCAGGATGCCGGAGAGGAGTTGCTTCCAGAGATCCCTGAAATCAAAATTGCAGTTGTTACTGAATATGAACTTGCCTGCAAAGAAGGGAAGGGGATTATTGAAACAGAAGGCGATGCCCACGCCGGTGAAATTGAGACCTCACGTATAATGCACACGCATCCGCATCTGGTTAAGGGTATGGGAGAGCGTGAATTCCCGTCATTCCCCACGGGTATTTTGGTACGGAACAAGAGAAAATATTGGCAGAACGGCGTCTGGGGAGATCCTACCAAAGCAACCGCTAAAAAAGGGAAATCCCTGGAAGACCTGGTTGTAAATAAAATAGTTGAGCTGGTCAAGGTTCTGGAACAATTTAAGGATTAG
- a CDS encoding lamin tail domain-containing protein — translation MLQSNNVWKFIGFWMAWHMHLCALVNNSREVAMSSSITLLRHLCATVIVFILVALGSFAYAFPVTELFISEYIEGTSNNKALEIYNGTGAVIDLASGGYNIQMFFNGQMSAGLTINLTGMVADGDVYVLAQSGADAMILAQSDQTNGSGWYNGDDAIVLRKGTVVIDSIGQVGFDPGSEWGTGLTSTADNTLRRKLTIVSGDPDSLDSFDPFLEWDGFTQNTFTGLGSHEIIAPVITPTPEPSTCLLLGTGLFGVFLLGRSRNK, via the coding sequence ATGCTGCAAAGTAATAATGTATGGAAATTCATAGGTTTTTGGATGGCATGGCATATGCATTTATGTGCTCTGGTTAATAATTCCAGAGAGGTTGCCATGAGCTCATCTATTACATTGCTACGACATTTATGCGCGACGGTTATTGTATTTATATTAGTGGCATTAGGTTCATTCGCATACGCATTTCCTGTAACGGAATTGTTTATTTCCGAATACATTGAGGGGACTTCGAACAATAAAGCTCTGGAAATCTATAATGGTACTGGAGCAGTCATTGATCTAGCTTCAGGCGGGTACAATATCCAGATGTTTTTCAATGGCCAGATGTCAGCGGGGTTAACCATAAACTTGACAGGCATGGTTGCTGATGGCGATGTGTATGTACTTGCCCAGTCTGGCGCTGACGCCATGATTCTTGCGCAATCTGATCAAACCAACGGATCAGGTTGGTATAACGGGGACGATGCCATAGTTTTAAGGAAAGGAACAGTGGTAATAGACTCGATTGGTCAAGTCGGCTTTGACCCTGGATCTGAATGGGGGACAGGCCTTACGAGTACCGCGGATAATACCTTAAGACGCAAACTTACTATTGTTAGTGGAGATCCAGATTCACTGGATTCATTTGATCCATTTTTAGAATGGGATGGATTCACGCAAAATACATTTACAGGTCTTGGATCACACGAAATTATTGCTCCCGTAATAACTCCAACTCCAGAACCATCAACTTGTTTACTTCTCGGGACCGGACTGTTTGGAGTGTTTCTCCTGGGCAGGAGCAGGAACAAATAA
- a CDS encoding helix-turn-helix transcriptional regulator, translating to MDDVNDLLNGVESSPVEETVPAPDDIPAGNTLLLTVADLCALLQISRSTLFRMEKAGKVPGRLSLGGQVRYHRETVEAWLRSQAKG from the coding sequence ATGGACGACGTTAACGACCTCCTCAACGGGGTTGAATCCTCTCCCGTGGAAGAAACCGTCCCTGCTCCCGATGATATTCCTGCGGGGAATACTCTGCTGCTGACCGTGGCGGACCTCTGCGCCCTGCTTCAGATTTCCCGCTCTACCCTCTTCCGGATGGAAAAGGCCGGGAAGGTTCCGGGGCGTCTCTCTCTCGGTGGGCAAGTTCGGTACCACCGGGAAACGGTCGAAGCGTGGCTACGCTCCCAGGCAAAGGGGTAA